Below is a genomic region from Miscanthus floridulus cultivar M001 chromosome 1, ASM1932011v1, whole genome shotgun sequence.
agttatttaacacaagatcgacaactttgatctatattatgattcgtaagagatcaatcagctgatgcagtcttacaaactacgatacagatcgataactaacttatattatggttcataaaagatcaatcagctgatgcaactttacaagcacaatacaagtcgtgacggtactcacaagcaagctgaaggtcgatcagtcgatgcagccctatttgctgaagaactcgcctaGATCTATAgtgctcctactcctaatgcgatggtaaAAGCCGagaagattgtattgattgagtgtctGCTTCTTTTTTTACAATGACCGGGTGTTTATATTTATACCTTGGACGGATAAGAGTCCTGAAGGAACTTGcctaaaaatatatataaataaaagaaaaaattaaGATATAATGACTCAACATGCATGCACATTAATCCTCCGAACTCTATCTTGTTTGTAACCACACCATGCTGCCATGTATTTTAACACAGGTCTGATTTGACTTCCCTTCCTTTCTCCTCACGTAAGTAAATATAATCATGTGGCATCTGACGTCGATAAAATAATATTCCTTTCACCTCTACGTATATGCGTATATTTTTAATTGGACTTATCTTGCATCATCATCACGGGAGCAGTTAGGAGTTAGGAAGCTTCGTGTCTCTATCCAAAGATATGTCGATTTATTTCCTTATGCAGAACCGCCAAACAATATTAAAATATTCCTTCTTCATTAGTTGATCTGTTTAGCCTTGCACGTGAGTCTTACCATATATAACTGGCCAAATATATTAATCGACCACACTTGCATGAATACCCATAATAACCAAACATGCAAGTCTAATGGTCACGTATACATGTATATCTCCTCTGCTTTAATCTTGCTGGTATCCAAGTTCGTATAGCACTTGGGCTTTCATCCTTTTCTATTTGCCTTGCCGGTTGCCCACTCCAATATGTACAGGTGACGCTAGCTGTTTGATATTTTGCCGAAATCCAACTTCCTGCCAACGATATCTCCTTCACTGCTTCACGTGAAGAGGTCTCGTACGTGAGGCTTCTCCGAAAATGTACTAGAGAATATTTCCCGGTCGGCTCGTAAATATACATCAATTAGGAGATCTTTCTTGCTTTCGATATCATCGACCGATTTCTTCCTTTCTAGaaaaagcttaccaaattttggtgtaaacagtttaGCATTAGCGATTTAGTTTCTCCCTCTATATCCATTTCACATGTTGAATTATTTTAatcatttactttcatatattCATATTCCCAATCTCAGTTAGCATCTGGATAATATTTGACAAACTAGATCAAGCAAAAGATTATTGCCACCGGTTAAAATACAGGCAGGTGCTTGTAGTCTTAAATAACCACGTCTATGACTGTTGTTGCccattttcaaaatttcaaataaactatatgaaacttggagattctggagtttatatgaaaattgtttaTATGACTAACACAATACCATGGAATTACCTTGCCTTTCTACTGATTGTATACTCATGTTAATTTTTATTTGCAACATACGAAAGCTTTGCTAAATCATCACTTTCACTATATGCCATCTCATATTTTATTGGGTCACCTTTGTATGTTCCTATAGTACTAATGCTGAGATCAATACTGTTGTGCTTCTCTAGATGAATATCTTAAATTTCATCAAATTATGATGGTGTTTACCTTTTTGTTATTTCCCAATTTTGACTATGCATGTAGTTCTGTTGATTGTTCCAGACTCCAAAGGCACAGTAAAATTAAAACTAGGTTTTGATGGCCTAAATTACAATATAACTACTACAACGATACTAATTATTAGAACACAGTACTATCTTTGCTGAATATATTCTCTAATTGTTAGAACATAGTAATATCTTTGCTCAATATATCCTCCTGTCTTATTTTTTCCGTGATTTTTTTTGGGCCAATAGTTGGTTTACAGGGAGACTATGTTTCACATGTGATTTCTCATATTATAACTTCATGTTTTGTGGACCTTCTTTTGTTTGAATGATGATAATTGAATGGCTAGCAACCTAGCTAAGGCCATAAGTTTGCTTTTACATAGAAATTACTCAGCGTTGATAATGGAAAATGATTTAACTATGCCTGAATATGAGTAATTAATGTAAATGAATCTTATATCTTCTTATTATTGAACAAACTGCTATCATACTTTCGATCTTGGTTTCATGTAAGTATGCGTCAAACAAGACATCATCAGCTTATTTCAAACGTGACAAATATTCATGGGTCAGTTTGCTCCAACTCGTTGAGGCACGAGGCTAGGCAACACACTGATCATCTTCGGATGGACTCACGTATCACAGGCTGGCATGACACAGGGAGGCGCGCGGCAACGCCGCGCCTGTTTCCTAGTACGCACTATGCCCGCATGAACGCTCAGCACACTTGCTCCGCTAGCTCTCTAGAGTACCGAGGCTCTCACCAGTCACCATGAACCAGGAGATCCAAATAACAAAGCTGCCGTCGCAACGCCAACAGCAACAAGAACTACCACTGCCACCAGAAGATGGCACCATCGTGAAAGATCACACGTCGCAAGACGAGCAGCAACAGGCGGCGCAAGGTCGCCACGGCGCCGTGCAAGGCGGcggccaccatcaccaccaccaccggagcagcagcaagctgacgGTGCTCCCGCTCATCTTCCTCATCTACTTCGAGGTGGCCGGCGGTCCGTACGGCTCCGAGCGGGCGGTCCGCGCAGCGGGCCCGCTCTTCACACTCCTCGGCTTCCTCGTCTTCCCCTTCGCGTGGGGCGTCCCGGAGTCGCTCGTCACGGCCGAGCTCTCCGCCGCGCTCCCCGGCAACGGCGGCTTCGTCCGGTGGGCCGACCTCGCCTTCGGCCCGTTCGCCGGCTCGCTGCTCGGCACGTGGAAGTACCTCAGCTGCGTCATCAACATCGCCGCGTACCCGGCGCTCGTCGCCGACTACCTGGGCCGGGTCATCCCCGCCGTGGCCGCCGGCACGGGCGGCAGGACGCGCACGGGCACGGTGGTCGGCATGACCCTGTTCCTGTCCTTCGTCAACTACACCGGCCTGAGCATCGTTGGGTGGGGCGCCGTCGTGCTGGGGCTCGTGTCCCTGGCGCCGTTCGTGCTCATGACCGGGATAGCCGTGCCCAAGatgcggccgcggcggtggacgGTGCAGGTGGAGGGGAGCAAGGACTGGCGCCTCTTCTTCAACACGCTCTTCTGGAACCTCAACTACTGGGACAGCGccagcaccatggccggcgaggtGGAGCGGCCGGAGCGCACGTTTCGCCGGGCGCTGGCCGTGGCAGTCGTGCTCATCGCTGCCAGCTACCTGCTGCCGCTCATGGCAGCGACCGGCGCCACGGACGCGCCGCCGGACACGTGGGCGAACGGCTACCTGGCCGATGCTGCCGGTACGTACAAACTGAAGGAGTTGATATACTTTGTGTGCCtaaatttttttgaaattttcaaGCGACAATCTTACACAATAAACTATTACAATTAAAAAGAAACAACTCACAAGGTACAacttataattttttttctatagccAAACAATAACAAAATTGCATGTCCTCTGAACAATAAAAAAATCAGACATGCAAAATATAGGATAAGTGCTCATATATGTATGTGCAATCAGAGTCTTCGTATATACTCTCCTGTTTGGTCGTTTATTGGAGACAAAAATGATTCCTTGTGTTCAGTTCTTGTTTGTTGTCAACTATGGATTGGACCAATGCAATTTGTTGGCTCTAAGTGACCTCATCGGTTCTTCAGATCAAATAATAATAATGGCCGTCGTTCcccaattttttataatttggcactttttttaagaaaatttacgtttagcCCTCTGGAGACATAAACTCATCTTTGAACCCTAGGgtcggcgccaggactcatggcaccgaggtaacacgtctcggcgtcacagatcttggctccgaggtgcCTGGCCGAGCACAGCAAggcatcctaggtggcgttgacgtgaccggtacctcggcgccagaatacatggcaCCGAGGTCggtgccacagatcttggcgccgagctcggcgccacgcaCTCTGGCACCTAATCTAGGGTTGCaaaatagacgtaatatatatcaaatcaatgcgtaaaaatgataaggggagagagcataccttgctcgcgaagatgtatggatcaaatccaagtatccAAGGTCAAATTCGTTGATTCAAGAGATTGGACGGGTTAAGGAGAGGAAGAACCCGAGAGGTAGGAGGAAGAAATGAAAGCAGCCTCGACAAGGGAAACTTGGCCATGGGTTTTGAATCCATgctcggcgccatgtattctggcgccgagGTACCAGCCACGTCAACGTCACCTAAGATGCCCTGCTATGCTCGGCCAGgcacctcggagccaagatctgtggcgccgagacgtgttacctcggcgccatgagtcctggcTCCGACTCCatggtccaaagatgagtttacatCTCCCAAGGAGCTAAACataaattttctttaaaaaagatCAAATTGTAAAAAAATTGGGCCGGCGTTCAAACAACGTTgaaatcatttttttagaaattacTACTAATCATTTCACTGTCAACGTGCATATAGCGTAATGGTAGTGGACCTGTTATGTCACGTGTGACCTACAGGTAGGAGTTTTGACTTCCCATtgtaaaagtaaaaaaaaaaaaaaaggttcacTTTGTGTGCTGGTTCGTGAACTTTTTTCTTGACCATGTGGTTTAGATTTATTCTAATATAAAATATCTTGTGGGAGGCAAACGTAAGAAAATGTTTTTATtcgtaactatatatatatatatatatatatatatatatatatatatagggagaggctattcagtagccggctacaaaataagttattctgtagccacctccatttactataattttatatactaatttaccataatataaatacatatttacgatagttgggttactataacacatggggatatttaccataacgttatattaaaccacttagtaaggagttactataatct
It encodes:
- the LOC136544477 gene encoding probable polyamine transporter At3g13620, whose protein sequence is MNQEIQITKLPSQRQQQQELPLPPEDGTIVKDHTSQDEQQQAAQGRHGAVQGGGHHHHHHRSSSKLTVLPLIFLIYFEVAGGPYGSERAVRAAGPLFTLLGFLVFPFAWGVPESLVTAELSAALPGNGGFVRWADLAFGPFAGSLLGTWKYLSCVINIAAYPALVADYLGRVIPAVAAGTGGRTRTGTVVGMTLFLSFVNYTGLSIVGWGAVVLGLVSLAPFVLMTGIAVPKMRPRRWTVQVEGSKDWRLFFNTLFWNLNYWDSASTMAGEVERPERTFRRALAVAVVLIAASYLLPLMAATGATDAPPDTWANGYLADAAGIIGGPWLKYWTEAGAVLSSVGMFEAQLSSGAFQLLGMAELGLLPAVFARRATLSRTPWVAIAASTAVTLAVSFLSFDDVVSTANFLYSLGTLLEFAAFLWLRARQPDLKRPYRVPLPLPALAAMCAVPSAFLAYVCVVAGWRVFALAGGLTALGVGLHGAMRLCRARRWLRFEGQQGQGDHAVAPAHTV